One Helicoverpa zea isolate HzStark_Cry1AcR chromosome 20, ilHelZeax1.1, whole genome shotgun sequence genomic region harbors:
- the LOC124639974 gene encoding molybdopterin synthase catalytic subunit-like isoform X1 gives MDHLKLTFDKLSVDEIAELVTDDKCGAVSLFIGTTRDNFEGKKVVRLEYEAYEPMALKALKSICEEVRDKWPAVHSIAIYHRLGIVPCRESSVVIAVSSPHRRDSLDAVSHCIETLKASVPIWKKEVYEGDAPVWKENIECTVPDSKPIPTPAPLPAPPVDKTLVQINVSCEELQQRIQNFMERKREQVNISNIHDFIPNNEVESQETNTCARVRAQFVRRSDSKGHLKVRKVHNEWGPQTVAAADMFPELPDSTGLPSSIAERVMAIEKFLNIGPVSKDVYKRLKVMEDKIAYLQAVSPEYAQFWKTTRDADGKQEAMVDYTFSAEDIAKKIEQLEKGIM, from the exons ATGGATCACTTAAAACTCACTTTTGATAAGCTGTCAGTGGACGAGATTGCGGAGCTAGTTACTGATGACAAATGTGGAGCTGTGTCTCTCTTCATTGGGACCACGAGAGACAACTTTGAGGGCaaaaag GTAGTAAGACTGGAGTATGAAGCATACGAGCCGATGGCACTCAAAGCTCTGAAGTCCATCTGTGAGGAGGTGCGGGACAAGTGGCCTGCAGTACACAGCATAGCTATATACCACAG GCTCGGCATCGTCCCCTGCAGAGAGTCATCAGTAGTCATCGCAGTCAGCAGTCCCCACCGCAGAGACTCTCTGGACGCCGTCTCCCACTGCATAGAGACTCTGAAGGCCAGCGTGCCGATATGGAAGAAGGAGGTGTATGAAGGCGACGCGCCCGTATGGAAGGAAAACATTGAAT GCACAGTACCAGATTCAAAACCGATCCCAACTCCCGCGCCGCTCCCAGCCCCACCCGTAGACAAGACGCTGGTACAAATCAACGTCTCCTGCGAGGAGTTGCAGCAAAGGATACAGAACTTCATGGAACGCAAGAGGGAACAAGTGAATATCAGCAATATACATGACTTTATTCCGAATAATGAAGTGGAGTCGCAGGAAACTAATACCTGTGCGAGAGTGAGGGCGCAGTTCGTTAGAAGAAGCGATTCTAAAGGACATTTGAAAG TCCGCAAAGTCCACAACGAATGGGGACCCCAAACAGTGGCCGCAGCAGACATGTTTCCCGAACTGCCTGACAGCACAGGGCTTCCCTCCTCCATAGCGGAGCGAGTGATGGCCATAGAGAAGTTCCTGAACATAGGACCTGTTTCTAAAGATGTTTATAAACGGCTGAAGGTCATGGAAGATAAAATTGCGTATTTGCAGGCCGTGTCGCCTGAGTATGCGCAGTTTTGG AAAACTACAAGAGACGCGGACGGGAAGCAAGAAGCGATGGTAGACTACACATTCTCTGCGGAAGATATCGCTAAAAAAATAGAACAATTGGAAAAGGGAATAATGTga
- the LOC124639974 gene encoding molybdopterin synthase sulfur carrier subunit-like isoform X2, with translation MEIENDVTVKLLFFARSKELAGTKESTIRLPSKISYSKLLNTICDNYNLQTIKDNILLAKNEEVCDEDIDIDIKEKDSIAVIPPISGG, from the coding sequence ATGGAAATTGAGAATGACGTAACTgtgaaacttttatttttcgCACGATCCAAAGAGTTGGCAGGTACCAAGGAGTCCACAATACGTCTCCCATCCAAGATAAGCTACAGCAAACTGTTGAACACAATCTGTGATAACTACAATTTGCAAACTATCAAAGATAATATATTGTTGGCTAAAAACGAAGAAGTTTGTGACGAAGACATTGATATTGATATTAAAGAGAAAGATAGTATTGCTGTAATACCTCCAATTAGCGGTGGTTAA
- the LOC124640056 gene encoding uncharacterized protein LOC124640056, whose amino-acid sequence MAHHAEPMDIDSDFDNKENSLHHNNVLPFTEKGYEELDVSELNMKLRYSITPASSPMSKSYTANCLDNRNLDAGDDTLNGTVNENNLTRSLNSTMTKCDNSVKSHKALPLQAISTEQFADSNRNTSVLRPFDSTITQDNANITVTVCGPPDNDESLSMLSVSSSAAQTPEATTPTKEHKNESASPIMRGLKSVLNMFRSSQSPIPPESEDTVKPDILSPAEPPTSVDQSMLASTPIAAHRKKEASPTKRNSPTKEAIVFNDDLEKELQWKDETTIIFSQERIPIHKLFFQPPTETKATTGHNVELPSEVQDDMNSTVEYMDISYNDSIRDRTMTDTQVLGNKTDGTIAGESDSEFVDCETTFTKSESLLEAEDKTPVVNQTKDLDLTKETESAKENTSASRLKQIILNTTQDILDATLSITPDDLISEALVKSVPDQAAQPEIMKEVTPSEIKLESQEPNETTILGESQETSLSTQENVPALNQTTDVSNITTDVQLEDANVSKTLENNIQSFSEPAVEITTSEELKDSNVNTTVENIPIEVSEKSIAETSLTRGNETIVMEDKVIETQLEIESANIKNNTLTLDTTKGIDSDKTVGNTTHIIEKDQSITIDTKVTTLSSPVTQEERIDKPTAILNDEIISSPVKESSMTELAAEIPLPDEDDTEKELNVPIEVTTETSTTPNNLHLEPGTETIPNVLQEEPILKESIDDKAILLQEPTNVDEDNTNQNEAPLLDTDVLKPVPDIADVDIKNKTLSVAEQLQVSLNKLDVQIDEVDRVEEIVNVMNKTETVTECLNQTVTCSTEDNKSEGNMSMDINESVIGIKPLPDIINQTNILPNIENIESVANTSEIVADQPMVLTESSGNVTNDVAPDMMVKSISKDMPELLSNAHISEEDKPINEIMNVVGEEPLAPPANEQINAIQVTDIVETCENTPVVPELTNVDVIPTEPLKQENEVQPLKPDDIPVNETTEFKTVDDEIVVSENNSPFVSVIAENISYMKTDSNSEIELTNRGRVVCTPPASPPIASKGYNFNFDEIDDPFATKTKIRMSPSLESPNKAVEPKASSRSIEKPMPKKDNNRRKSQPERKKPVAPKRKFNSTFSGAVEDKPAEKAIETFAGGDINLPSEVALGPSNVSIEEDKLIQEVKIEHDETAKATNEVQQLEQIKSEDKIEQPVTLSSELLESDESTTALTKELKTNSSSEQSAYFSAGTSSSESFQSRNVFNLPEIDDMNFNPFATKSKMRQSPPPSVNMEDPFATKSKIRNSPDSSMFTSKLEHVESQVAPKTTDDKIETELMEKDTSGNLSNNTTTSFKATDDKNATIKEVNTEDEDTVEGPFLEAEDLNTDDKMSDFDGENVDMMQFNELPPQGNEENLDNGELFIDAEAFEFLLNQNKSNTVVDSGKESLFLKFDPLFAKRMSSISSDSLVASLNKVQKRQSTPTKAAMSQPEIKSPIAGPSNLNVTQDMDVSEEFNDDLNITVSKPMMAVPPAVNTVTPRNKSLTPNRSNRRSFTFTSPAMAVIDRLLSLSGNTSLPHDTTVTQVTREQNEADSALSQLRELLAEKEVHVYSLRSESQELKDRLFSLESHLKGLEEESRDRLKKINELNDRLAEKTKINRSMAAVVEEYERTIASLISETAQDKKRHAEERIKLINERDEQTAHLASMEVSFSDLHSKYEKSKQVILNCKANEDKYKKSIKDFEENLAKMQNNYELLKQHATSKLNHANQELEKMNKTHEAEVLKLNAMIKRKELHITSLEESLAQKTKANEELTAICDELINKVG is encoded by the coding sequence ATGGCTCACCACGCTGAGCCGATGGACATTGACAGTGATTTCGACAACAAAGAGAACAGTTTACATCACAACAATGTGTTGCCGTTCACGGAGAAAGGCTACGAAGAGCTGGACGTCTCCGAACTTAACATGAAACTCAGGTATTCCATTACTCCGGCTTCCTCGCCTATGTCTAAAAGCTACACAGCTAATTGTCTTGACAATAGGAACCTAGACGCGGGTGATGACACTTTAAATGGCACTGTTAATGAGAATAATCTAACCCGCTCACTAAATTCAACAATGACAAAATGTGACAATTCAGTAAAATCTCACAAAGCCTTGCCACTGCAAGCCATCTCCACAGAACAATTTGCTGATAGTAATAGGAACACATCGGTACTAAGGCCATTTGATTCTACAATAACTCAAGATAATGCGAATATAACTGTCACTGTTTGTGGTCCACCTGACAATGATGAGAGCTTGTCTATGCTAAGTGTGTCATCATCTGCAGCTCAGACCCCTGAAGCAACAACACCAACCAAAGAACACAAGAATGAGAGTGCTTCACCGATCATGCGAGGACTCAAAAGTGTTCTCAACATGTTCAGATCATCACAGAGTCCTATTCCTCCTGAGAGTGAAGATACAGTGAAACCTGATATACTCAGCCCGGCTGAGCCACCAACATCAGTAGATCAGTCCATGTTGGCTTCCACACCAATTGCCGCTCATCGGAAAAAAGAAGCAAGTCCAACAAAAAGAAACAGCCCTACCAAGGAAGCTATAGTTTTTAATGATGATCTGGAAAAGGAACTACAGTGGAAGGATGAGACCACTATCATATTCAGTCAGGAGCGGATCCCAATCCATAAGCTATTCTTTCAACCACCAACTGAAACCAAAGCTACCACCGGTCACAATGTAGAATTACCTTCCGAAGTGCAAGATGATATGAACTCAACTGTGGAGTATATGGATATTTCCTACAATGACTCAATAAGGGACAGAACTATGACTGATACACAAGTTCTTGGTAACAAGACAGATGGCACTATCGCTGGTGAATCTGACAGTGAGTTTGTTGACTGTGAAACTACATTCACTAAGAGTGAATCTTTACTAGAAGCTGAGGACAAAACTCCAGTAGTTAACCAAACTAAGGACCTGGATTTGACGAAAGAAACAGAAAGTGCTAAAGAGAATACTAGTGCTTCTAgattgaaacaaataattttgaatactaCACAAGATATACTAGATGCTACTTTGTCAATAACTCCTGACGATTTGATTTCTGAAGCTTTGGTGAAATCTGTACCAGACCAAGCAGCTCAACCTGAAATTATGAAGGAAGTTACACCGAGTGAGATTAAACTAGAATCCCAAGAACCAAATGAAACCACAATACTTGGTGAATCTCAAGAAACATCATTGTCAACACAAGAAAATGTTCCTGCCCTAAATCAAACTACAGATGTTTCTAATATTACAACAGATGTTCAGCTGGAAGATGCAAATGTATCAAAGACTTTAGAAAATAACATTCAGTCATTTTCAGAACCGGCTGTAGAAATAACAACAAGTGAAGAATTAAAAGATTCCAATGTAAACACTACAGTTGAAAATATACCCATTGAGGTATCAGAAAAATCCATTGCTGAGACAAGTTTGACGCGTGGTAACGAAACTATTGTAATGGAAGATAAAGTCATTGAAACTCAATTGGAGATAGAATCTGCAAATATCAAGAACAATACTTTAACTCTTGACACTACAAAGGGTATTGATTCGGACAAAACTGTTGGCAATACTACACATATTATTGAAAAAGACCAATCAATCACAATAGACACTAAAGTAACAACCCTATCTAGTCCTGTAACACAAGAAGAAAGAATAGATAAGCCAACGGCTATTCTAAATGATGAAATCATATCTAGTCCTGTTAAAGAATCATCAATGACTGAGCTCGCTGCTGAAATACCTTTACCTGATGAAGATGACACTGAGAAAGAATTGAATGTACCTATTGAGGTAACAACTGAGACTTCTACCACACCTAACAATCTACATCTGGAACCAGGAACTGAAACAATACCCAATGTATTACAGGAAGAACCAATATTGAAAGAAAGCATTGATGATAAAGCTATATTGCTACAAGAACCTACAAATGTTGATGAAGATAATACAAATCAAAATGAAGCGCCGTTGTTAGATACTGATGTATTAAAACCAGTACCAGACATTGCAGATGTAGATATTAAGAATAAAACTCTATCAGTAGCTGAGCAGTTACAAGTATCACTGAACAAGTTAGATGTTCAAATTGATGAAGTGGATCGTGTTGAAGAAATTGTTAATGTGATGAACAAGACTGAAACTGTAACTGAGTGCCTTAATCAAACAGTGACTTGCAGCACTGAAGATAATAAAAGTGAAGGAAATATGTCAATGGATATCAATGAAAGTGTAATAGGTATAAAACCCTTGCCTGATATTATTAACCAGACTAATATTTTACctaatatagaaaatattgaaTCTGTTGCCAACACTTCCGAGATTGTAGCTGACCAACCTATGGTTTTGACAGAGAGTTCTGGAAACGTGACAAATGATGTTGCTCCTGATATGATGGTCAAATCTATTAGCAAAGATATGCCTGAACTTTTATCAAATGCACACATTTCCGAGGAAGATAAACCTATCAATGAAATAATGAATGTTGTTGGTGAAGAACCACTTGCGCCACCTGCTAATGAACAAATAAATGCGATTCAAGTAACTGATATTGTTGAAACATGTGAAAATACCCCCGTTGTTCCAGAACTAACTAACGTTGATGTTATTCCTACAGAGCCTCTAAAACAAGAAAACGAAGTACAACCTCTTAAACCAGATGATATCCCAGTTAATGAAACTACTGAATTTAAAACTGTAGATGATGAGATCGTAGTTTCTGAGAACAACAGTCCATTCGTATCGGTAATTGCCGAAAATATCTCATATATGAAAACAGATTCAAATTCCGAAATCGAGTTAACGAATCGTGGCAGAGTAGTGTGTACCCCACCGGCTTCTCCCCCTATTGCTTCTAAAGGATACAACTTTAACTTTGATGAGATAGATGATCCATTCGCCACGAAAACTAAAATTAGGATGTCGCCTTCACTAGAGTCTCCTAATAAAGCTGTTGAGCCAAAAGCAAGCTCTAGAAGCATCGAAAAGCCTATGCCTAAGAAGGATAATAATAGGCGAAAATCACAGCCCGAAAGGAAGAAGCCTGTTGCTCCTAAGAGAAAATTCAACTCGACGTTCAGCGGAGCAGTTGAGGACAAACCAGCTGAAAAAGCTATCGAGACTTTTGCTGGTGGTGACATAAACTTACCATCTGAAGTGGCTTTGGGTCCCAGCAATGTATCTATAGAAGAAGACAAATTAATCCAAGAAGTGAAAATTGAACATGACGAAACAGCAAAAGCAACGAACGAAGTACAGCAATTAGAACAAATCAAATCAGAAGATAAAATCGAACAACCTGTTACTCTATCCTCTGAATTACTTGAATCTGATGAATCTACTACAGCTCTGACGAAGGAATTGAAAACCAATTCGTCATCAGAACAATCTGCATACTTTTCTGCAGGAACATCATCAAGTGAAAGTTTCCAATCAAGAAATGTCTTCAACTTACCTGAAATTGATGACATGAATtttaatccatttgcaactaaATCTAAAATGCGACAATCTCCACCCCCGAGCGTCAACATGGAAGATCCTTTTGCTACCAAAAGTAAGATAAGAAATTCTCCTGATAGCTCCATGTTTACTTCAAAGTTAGAACATGTTGAATCACAAGTTGCACCAAAAACAACTGATGACAAAATAGAGACTGAATTAATGGAAAAAGATACTTCAGGAAATCTAAGTAACAATACTACAACTTCATTTAAAGCTACTGATGACAAAAATGCTACAATTAAAGAAGTCAATACTGAAGATGAGGACACCGTTGAGGGACCGTTCTTGGAAGCCGAAGATTTGAATACAGACGATAAAATGTCTGATTTCGATGGAGAAAATGTTGACATGATGCAATTCAATGAATTGCCACCACAAGGAAATGAAGAAAACCTAGACAACGGCGAATTGTTCATAGATGCAGAAGCTTTTGAGTTCCTTTTGAATCAGAATAAGAGTAACACAGTGGTCGACAGTGGTAAAGAGAGTTTGTTCCTTAAATTTGATCCCCTTTTCGCAAAGAGGATGTCGTCTATTTCGTCTGATAGCTTGGTTGCATCTTTGAACAAGGTTCAGAAAAGGCAGAGTACTCCTACAAAAGCGGCGATGTCACAGCCGGAAATTAAATCTCCCATTGCAGGCCCTTCTAACTTGAACGTTACCCAAGACATGGATGTGAGCGAGGAATTCAACGATGACCTTAACATTACAGTATCAAAGCCTATGATGGCCGTGCCGCCTGCTGTTAACACTGTCACGCCTAGAAATAAGTCATTGACACCAAACAGATCAAACAGGCGTTCTTTTACATTCACGTCTCCTGCCATGGCCGTTATTGACAGGCTACTGTCTCTGAGCGGCAATACTTCTCTCCCGCATGACACTACTGTGACACAAGTCACGAGAGAACAGAACGAAGCCGACTCAGCTCTTTCACAACTTCGAGAGCTATTAGCCGAGAAAGAAGTTCACGTATACAGTCTTAGATCTGAAAGTCAAGAATTAAAggatagattatttagtttagaATCTCACCTCAAAGGCTTAGAAGAAGAAAGTCGGGATCGATTAAAGAAGATCAACGAATTGAACGACCGGCTAGCAGAGAAGACTAAGATCAATAGGAGCATGGCGGCTGTAGTCGAGGAATATGAGAGGACGATAGCTAGTTTGATCTCAGAAACAGCTCAAGATAAGAAGAGGCACGCGGAGGAGAGAATAAAGCTAATTAATGAAAGAGACGAACAGACCGCCCACCTGGCTAGCATGGAGGTGTCCTTCAGCGACCTCCACAGCAAGTACGAGAAGAGTAAACAAGTGATACTCAACTGCAAGGCAAATGAAGACAAATATAAGAAATCCATTAAAGATTTCGAAGAAAACTTAGCGAAGATGCAAAATAATTACGAACTACTGAAGCAGCACGCGACGTCCAAACTCAACCACGCCAACCAGGAGTTGGAGAAGATGAACAAGACGCACGAGGCGGAGGTGTTGAAGCTTAATGCCATGATTAAGAGGAAAGAGCTCCACATCACGTCGCTTGAGGAGTCCCTTGCGCAGAAGACCAAGGCAAACGAGGAGCTGACGGCCATATGCGATGAACTCATCAATAAGGTTGGCTGA
- the LOC124640057 gene encoding intraflagellar transport protein 46 homolog, with amino-acid sequence MATCDKHCQTFSLSSDQNGSANDYACVMYDETVNVVNAREIDSPSSEEEVVKATMSKFNPPVRHTARHDFDSDSETESDVDDKFLGHLSGEDQSPDGKSQPSDKSVEIPKASRVDLTKESSGRARPVVKREDTSNSDTDTGDIEPERVVDPALGSGRKRGGGVVIPAEGAYDPKNFLDLKVPPDMENIFQYIMKYTPQKIDIDLKLQPFVPEFVPAVGDIDAFIKVTTPACNVRAATLADNVLEHIDNLGLTVLDEPAAEQSDSALLHLQLRAISKTSSAKSTVLTKKIENAEKNSKAIERWIKDVSELHLSKPAPTVAYTSKMPDIDNLMEEWPESMEETLNEVGFPPGTIDCTLSQYVDLVCGLFDVPIAGDTLNDRIQALHLLFSLYSAVKTSQLYAERQKERSDSNA; translated from the exons ATGGCAACGTGCGACAAACACTGTCAAACATTTTCATTGAGTAGCGATCAAAACGGGTCGGCTAACGATTATGCGTGTGTGATGTATGACGAGACGGTGAACGTGGTCAACGCAAGAGAGATCGACAGCCCGTCGAGTGAAGAGGAAGTTGTTAAAGCGACGATGTCCAAGTTTAACCCCCCGGTGAGGCATACGGCGAGGCATGACTTCGACTCAGACAGCGAAACCGAGTCTGATGTCGACGACAAGTTTTTGGGCCATCTCTCCGGAGAAGATCAG TCTCCAGATGGGAAGTCCCAACCTTCGGATAAGTCCGTGGAAATCCCGAAGGCGAGCCGAGTGGATCTGACCAAGGAGTCGAGCGGCAGAGCCAGACCTGTCGTGAAACGTGAAGACACATCCAACTCAG ACACAGACACGGGTGATATAGAACCCGAACGAGTGGTAGACCCGGCCCTGGGCAGCGGTCGCAAGCGTGGCGGAGGCGTGGTCATACCAGCTGAAGGCGCTTACGACCCCAAGAACTTTCTAGACTTGAAGGTGCCTCCAGATATGGAGAATATATTTCAGTATATTATGAA GTACACTCCTCAAAAGATCGACATAGACCTGAAGTTGCAGCCGTTCGTGCCGGAGTTCGTGCCGGCTGTAGGCGACATCGATGCCTTCATCAAGGTGACCACTCCGGCCTGTAATGTACGGGCTGCTACACTTGCTGATAATGTGTTGGAGCATATTGATAACTTGG GTCTAACGGTTCTGGACGAGCCGGCGGCGGAGCAGAGCGACTCGGCTCTACTGCATCTGCAGCTGCGAGCCATCTCCAAGACTAGCAGCGCCAAGTCCACTGTG TTGACGAAGAAGATAGAGAATGCGGAGAAGAACTCCAAAGCCATCGAGCGTTGGATCAAGGATGTCAGCGAATTGCATCTCTCTAAACCAGCTCCCACTGTGGCTTACACTAG CAAAATGCCCGACATAGACAACCTAATGGAAGAATGGCCAGAATCTATGGAGGAAACTCTAAACGAGGTCGGTTTCCCACCCGGAACCATAGACTGCACCCTCTCTCAATACGTGGACTTAGTGTGTGGTCTGTTCGACGTGCCCATCGCTGGGGACACATTAAATGATAGGATACAAGCTTTACATTTGTTATTTAGTCTATATTCAGCTGTAAAAACTTCGCAGTTGTACGCGGAACGACAGAAGGAAAGAAGCGATAGTAATGCCTAG